A region from the Acidobacteriota bacterium genome encodes:
- a CDS encoding 2-oxo acid dehydrogenase subunit E2, translating into MANEFRLPSLGDNVKAGDVLKVLVKAGDVVIVDQPVLELETDKATVEVPSSIAGTVTEVKVKDGDRIDVGQVVFAVSGDAAAAAPAPAEAAAPVPADEQKAEPAAAYEAPAASAPASSQQSSTIEVRLPSLGESVKGGDILHVLVKAGDTVAADQGLLELETDKATVEVPSPAAGVVTSVAVKDGDHVLVGQLVLVLEGATGAAPAASAPAPAAAAPPAAAAPAAPGTTPTPTASTTGSQAASAPAASASKGAGTGAVAPPRPNVPAAPSVRRLARELGLDIADVPGSGKGGRISEADVRAHAKNVITGKVAGPAGVAGGGGFAYEPLPDFTAFGAVERKAMRGIRRKTAEHMVASWHTIPHVTQFEKVDITALEQLRKQFGKRVEAGGGKLTVTAIITKVIGVALRKFPNFNVSVDIAAEEIVHKSYVNVGIAVDTERGLLVPVLRDVDSKSISQIAAELAQLAEKARTGKLTMDEMSGGCFTITNLGGIGGTAFTPIVNHPEVAIMGMSRSAMEPVWNGSTFEPRLMLPLSLSYDHRVIDGADAMRFLRFVAEALEQPFLLSL; encoded by the coding sequence ATGGCGAACGAATTCAGGCTGCCCTCGCTGGGCGACAACGTCAAGGCGGGCGACGTGCTCAAGGTGCTGGTCAAGGCCGGAGACGTCGTGATCGTCGATCAGCCGGTGCTGGAGCTCGAGACGGACAAGGCGACCGTCGAAGTGCCGTCGTCGATCGCGGGTACGGTCACCGAGGTGAAGGTGAAGGACGGGGATCGGATCGACGTTGGCCAGGTGGTGTTCGCCGTGAGTGGTGACGCCGCGGCTGCCGCACCGGCGCCCGCCGAGGCCGCGGCGCCTGTGCCGGCCGACGAGCAGAAGGCCGAGCCCGCGGCTGCGTACGAAGCGCCCGCCGCGAGCGCACCAGCATCGTCGCAGCAGTCGAGCACGATCGAGGTACGCCTGCCGTCGCTCGGTGAGAGCGTGAAGGGTGGCGACATCCTGCACGTGCTCGTGAAGGCGGGCGATACGGTGGCCGCCGACCAGGGACTGCTCGAGCTCGAGACGGACAAGGCGACCGTCGAAGTGCCATCGCCGGCCGCCGGCGTCGTGACGTCGGTAGCCGTCAAGGACGGCGACCACGTGCTCGTCGGTCAGTTGGTACTCGTGCTGGAAGGTGCCACGGGCGCTGCCCCTGCCGCGAGTGCGCCCGCGCCTGCCGCAGCCGCGCCTCCCGCAGCGGCCGCTCCCGCCGCTCCGGGTACGACGCCCACGCCGACAGCGTCGACCACGGGTTCGCAGGCAGCCAGTGCGCCTGCTGCATCAGCGTCGAAGGGCGCGGGCACGGGGGCCGTGGCGCCGCCGCGGCCCAACGTGCCTGCCGCACCGTCGGTGCGTCGCCTCGCGCGAGAACTCGGTCTCGACATCGCCGACGTGCCGGGGTCGGGCAAGGGCGGGCGCATCTCCGAAGCCGATGTGCGGGCGCACGCCAAGAACGTGATCACCGGCAAGGTGGCGGGGCCGGCCGGTGTTGCCGGCGGTGGCGGGTTCGCGTACGAGCCGCTGCCCGACTTCACCGCGTTCGGCGCGGTCGAGCGCAAGGCGATGCGCGGCATCCGCCGCAAGACCGCCGAGCACATGGTGGCGAGCTGGCACACCATCCCGCACGTGACGCAGTTCGAGAAGGTGGACATCACCGCGCTCGAACAGCTGCGCAAGCAGTTCGGCAAGCGCGTCGAAGCCGGCGGGGGCAAGCTGACCGTCACGGCGATCATCACGAAGGTGATCGGCGTGGCGCTGCGCAAGTTCCCGAACTTCAACGTGTCGGTGGACATCGCCGCTGAAGAGATCGTTCACAAGTCGTACGTCAACGTCGGCATCGCCGTGGACACCGAGCGCGGACTGCTCGTGCCGGTGCTGCGCGACGTGGACAGCAAGTCCATCTCGCAGATTGCCGCGGAGCTCGCGCAGCTCGCCGAGAAGGCGCGCACCGGCAAGCTCACGATGGACGAGATGTCCGGCGGCTGCTTCACGATCACCAATCTCGGCGGGATCGGCGGCACGGCGTTCACGCCCATCGTCAATCACCCGGAAGTGGCGATCATGGGGATGTCGCGCTCGGCGATGGAGCCTGTGTGGAACGGCTCCACGTTCGAGCCGCGTCTGATGCTGCCGCTGTCGCTCTCCTACGATCACCGCGTGATCGACGGCGCCGACGCCATGCGCTTCCTCCGCTTCGTCGCCGAAGCGCTGGAGCAGCCGTTCTTGCTGAGCCTGTAG